A single window of Culicoides brevitarsis isolate CSIRO-B50_1 chromosome 3, AGI_CSIRO_Cbre_v1, whole genome shotgun sequence DNA harbors:
- the LOC134834802 gene encoding phosphotriesterase-related protein, producing MSIQTVLGRIPAQDFGIILPHEHLALDYSHFHFEPPLKDLSELIAGPISLQNVGFVRQYPYASKFNLNFADNESLKGVKRDLELFKKFGGSAIVENSSIGLRTNLDLKALSKEAGVHIVAGAGHYLGQTQPSSVLEMSTEALYESILNDFQNLSCGVIAEVASDYPISNFEKNTIKATAEAQQQLKCGVGFHPGRHLEAPFEIVRLYLEAGGDAKKCSMSHLDRTLLRNEETLFEFAKLGVYLQFDLFGTECSYYQLNPTFDMPSDGDRINMLMKLVAEGYEKRVLMSHDIHTKHRLTSFGGHGYHHIITNVLPRMKAKGLSQEMIDTISRENPKQWLLIENVQE from the coding sequence atgtcaattcaaacaGTTCTCGGTCGAATTCCAGCTCAAGACTTTGGAATAATTCTCCCGCACGAACACCTGGCTCTCGATTACTCTCATTTTCATTTCGAGCCGCCATTGAAAGATCTTTCTGAACTGATCGCTGGACCAATTTCCCTCCAAAATGTTGGTTTTGTTCGCCAATATCCGTACGCGAGTAAGTTCAACTTGAACTTTGCCGATAACGAAAGTCTCAAAGGTGTCAAGAGAGACCTTGAACTCTTCAAGAAGTTCGGCGGATCagcaattgttgaaaattcgaGTATTGGACTTCGGACTAACTTGGATTTGAAAGCTTTGTCAAAGGAAGCTGGAGTTCATATCGTAGCTGGAGCTGGGCATTATCTGGGTCAAACGCAGCCCTCAAGTGTTTTAGAAATGTCTACTGAAGCTTTGTACGAATCGATTTTGAATGACTTTCAAAACTTGAGTTGCGGAGTGATCGCGGAAGTAGCTTCTGACTACCCGATCTCCAACTTTGAGAAAAATACGATAAAAGCTACTGCAGAAGCTCAACAACAACTCAAATGTGGAGTGGGATTCCATCCCGGTAGACATTTAGAAGCTCCCTTTGAAATCGTGAGACTTTACTTGGAAGCTGGGGGCGAtgcgaaaaaatgttcaatgtcGCATTTGGATCGAACTCTCCTGAGAAATGAGGAAACTTTATTCGAATTTGCCAAGTTGGGAGTTTATCTGCAATTCGATTTGTTTGGAACGGAATGTTCTTATTATCAGTTGAATCCGACTTTTGACATGCCTTCCGATGGAGATCGCATCAACATGTTAATGAAACTCGTAGCTGAAGGATATGAAAAGCGAGTTTTGATGTCGCATGATATCCATACGAAACATCGACTCACAAGCTTTGGAGGGCACGGATATCATCACATCATAACGAACGTCTTGCCAAGAATGAAGGCGAAAGGATTGTCGCAAGAAATGATCGATACAATTTCGCGGGAGAATCCAAAGCAATGgttattgattgaaaatgttcaagaatag